The following coding sequences lie in one Rutidosis leptorrhynchoides isolate AG116_Rl617_1_P2 chromosome 4, CSIRO_AGI_Rlap_v1, whole genome shotgun sequence genomic window:
- the LOC139842994 gene encoding uncharacterized protein: MTDIIEFLCTGSLPDDEKEAMKIRVKAPNYELIGEILYRKSYLGASLRCVGPKEAAVIIDEIHKGSCGLHSGSRTVTERIKRLGYYWPRMQPFRSWCQDLNIKHRFTSVAHPQANGQCEVTNRDIVHAIKERLGMKRSGWVELPKVLWAHRTTHKRSTGETLFSLVYGSEAVIPVEITVPTERILSYSEGKNDEKLRTNLNYTEERREMAVIREAANKQRIAKYYDKRVRARTYKVGDLVWRDNRASRAQNTGKLGPNWEGPYRVIGISNTGAYKLAELKGNPIKRT, translated from the exons ATGACAGACATTATAGAATTCCTGTGCACTGGATCCCTACCTGATGATGAGAAGGAAGCAATGAAGATTAGAGTGAAAGCGCCAAATTATGAACTGATAGGAGAAATCCTATATCGAAAATCTTATTTGGGCGCATCACTACGCTGCGTAGGACCTAAAGAAGCCGCTGTGATCATCGATGAGATTCACAAGGGATCGTGCGGGTTACATTCTGGATCAAGGACGGTTACTGAGAGGATCAAGCGACTAGGGTACTATTGGCCCCGAAT GCAACCCTTTCGCAGCTGGTGTCAGGATTTGAACATCAAACATCGCTTTACCTCTGTCGCGCACCCTCAGGCTAATGGCCAATGTGAGGTCACGAATAGGGATATTGTGCACGCCATTAAGGAAAGATTAGGAATGAAGCGCAGTGGATGGGTTGAATTACCTAAAGTCCTATGGGCGCACAGAACAACACACAAGAGGAGCACAGGAGAAACACTGTTCAGTTTAGTGTACGGTTCGGAAGCGGTAATCCCGGTTGAAATAACCGTCCCAACAGAAAGGATTCTGTCCTACAGCGAAGGAAAAAATGACGAAAAGTTGCGCACCAATCTGAATTATACGGAGGAGCGCAGGGAAATGGCGGTGATCCGCGAAGCCGCCAATAAGCAGCGCATAGCAAAATATTACGATAAGCGCGTGCGAGCAAGGACATACAAGGTAGGAGATCTTGTATGGCGTGACAACCGGGCGAGTAGAGCCCAAAACACAGGAAAGTTAGGGCCAAATTGGGAGGGACCTTACAGGGTCATTGGAATCAGTAACACTGGAGCTTACAAACTGGCAGAGCTTAAGGGCAATCCAATCAAGCGGACCTAG
- the LOC139842995 gene encoding uncharacterized protein: MADYLAETAANMPVICNPEQLPTPPIELWELYTDGVASSEGAGAGLILTGPHQEEHTYALRFNFKVTNNEAEYEALLAGMRIARELGVKRLQAYVDSQLVTNQINGTFDANDKSMQSNLALVHSLADTFIDFKISQIPGS, encoded by the coding sequence ATGGCCGATTATTTGGCCGAAACGGCCGCTAATATGCCGGTAATTTGTAACCCTGAGCAACTTCCCACGCCCCCTATCGAACTGTGGGAGCTCTATACCGACGGCGTAGCAAGCTCTGAGGGCGCTGGCGCAGGGTTAATCCTCACAGGTCCACATCAGGAAGAGCATACTTACGCGTTGCGATTCAACTTTAAGgtgacaaacaatgaggcagagtACGAAGCGCTATTGGCAGGGATGCGTATAGCCCGAGAATTAGGAGTAAAAAGGCTACAAGCCTATGTGGATTCACAGCTGGTCACTAATCAGATAAATGGCACGTTCGATGCCAATGACAAGTCCATGCAATCAAACTTGGCTCTGGTCCATTCTCTGGCAGATACGTTTATCGACTTCAAAATCAGTCAAATCCCCGGGAGTTAA